TGTGACGGGCGGGACGGGGTTCTTCGGGCACTGGCTGCTGGAGTCGTTTCTGCATGCGAACCGGGAGTTGGGGCTGAACGCGCGGGCTACCGTGTTGACACGGGACGCTGGGGCGTTTCGGGATCGGTCGCCGCATATTGCGAGTGATCCGGCGATTGCGCTGCTTGAGGGCGATGTGAAGGCGTTTGCCTTTCCGGAGGCGCATCACCGGTTTGTCGTGCATGCGGCTACGGATTCGGGTGGTCAGCAGACGGGGCGGCCGCCGTATGAGCTGGCTGAGTCGATTCTTGAGGGGACGCGGCATACGCTGCGGTTTGCGCGGGAGACGAAGGCGCGGCGGCTTCTGTTTACTTCTACCGGCGCGGTGTATGGGCGGGGGATCTCGGGAATTACGCATATTCCGGAGACGTATCCGGGGGCGCCTGACCCGATGCAGCCTGGGTCTTCTTATGACGAGGCGAAGAGGATGTCGGAGCATCTTTGCGTGGCGCATGCGCACGAGACGCCGCTGGAGTGCTCGGTGGCGCGATGCTTCGCGTTTGTGGGACCACATCTCCCGCTCGATGCGCACTTCGCGATCGGGAACTTCATACGGGACGCGATTGCTGGGACGCCGATTCACATACGCGGGGATGGGACGCCGCTGCGGTCGTATCTGTATGCGGCCGACCTGGCGATATGGCTTTGGACGATGCTGTTTACGGCCCCGAGGGACAGGGCTTATAACGTGGGGTCGGAGGAGCAGTACTCGATTGGGTCGCTGGCGCATTTGACGGCGGAGACGCTGCGTCCGATGGGGGGTGGGGGGTCGAGGCTGCGGGTCCAGGTCGATGGGAAGCCGACGCTTGGGACGCCGATTTCGACGTATGTGCCTTCAACGCAGAAGGCGAAGAGCGAGCTTGGGCTGCGGCAGCATATTTCGCTGGAGGATGCGATCCGGCGAACGGCTGAGTGGCACGGCTACGCGGTGGTCTGAACGACTTTCAGGCCGGAGTTCGCGGTGGCTACGAAGTCGGTGGCGACCTTGGCGATGTAGTCGAGCATCTCGGAGGTGAGGCCGGGGAAGACGCCGAGCCAGAAGACCTGGTTCATGACGTAGTCGGTGTTCTTGAGTTCGCCGACGACGCGGTACTCCCAGCCCTCGTAGGCGGGCTGGCGAAGGAGATTGCCGGCGAACATGAGGCGGGTGGCTACCTTGGCGGCGTCGAAGGCGCGGGTCATCTGGTCGCGGGTGAAGGGGGCATCCTCCTTGACGGCGATGGGGAATCCGAACCAGCTTGGGTCGGCGTGCTCTCCGGCTACGGGAAGGACGAGGACGTCCTGGAGGTGGCTGAGGGC
This genomic window from Granulicella sibirica contains:
- a CDS encoding NAD-dependent epimerase/dehydratase family protein, which encodes MAKPLSRLDLDHILQHTQTLLPAMAGERIFVTGGTGFFGHWLLESFLHANRELGLNARATVLTRDAGAFRDRSPHIASDPAIALLEGDVKAFAFPEAHHRFVVHAATDSGGQQTGRPPYELAESILEGTRHTLRFARETKARRLLFTSTGAVYGRGISGITHIPETYPGAPDPMQPGSSYDEAKRMSEHLCVAHAHETPLECSVARCFAFVGPHLPLDAHFAIGNFIRDAIAGTPIHIRGDGTPLRSYLYAADLAIWLWTMLFTAPRDRAYNVGSEEQYSIGSLAHLTAETLRPMGGGGSRLRVQVDGKPTLGTPISTYVPSTQKAKSELGLRQHISLEDAIRRTAEWHGYAVV